GGCTGCGGCCGGGCGCGCCCGTGGGCGCACTTGAACGGGCATCCCGCGTGCATGACCTGTAAAGATGACTAAATGCGCACCGAGGACGTCCTGGCGGCGATCGCCACCGGTCTGTGGCGCTGGGACAACGCCTCCGGAACGGTCACCCTCGACGGTGAAGCCGCCCGGCTCCTCGGCCTGCCCGCCGAGCCCGTCACCCTGCCCGAAGTCTCCGTCCGGTCCCGGTTCCACCCGGTGGACTGGAACGAGATCAACGGCATCGTCAACCTCGCCGTCGCCGAGGGCACCCTCGCCGAGGCCCGGCTGCGGATCATGGACGTGGACGGGCGGGTCATGCGGACCGTGCGCAGCCGCTCCAAACCGGTGGCGAACGTCTCGGCGGACGGCCGGACCGACTACGAGCTGATCGGCACGATCCAGGAGATAGCCGAGCCGCAGCCGGGCACCACAGCCGTGCACACCCCCATCACCGGCGACTGGCGGCGCTCCCGCGAGGCGTTCCTGCTGGACGCGGGCCGGGCACTGGCGGAGGCCCGGTCCACGGCCGAGGTGCTGCGGGTGGCGGCCTCGCTGTCGATGCCCGGGTTCAGCCCGGACGGGCTGGCCGTCTTCGGGATGGCCGGGGACCGGCTGTCGATCATCGGGCACCACGGGCACGACGCCGGGGACGAGACCCCCTTCGCGGACATGCGGATGGACACCGACTATCCGGCCGCGGAGGTCGTCCGTACCGGCCGGGCGATCTACCTCCCCACCCCGGAGGACTACAAACGGCGCTTTCCGGCCACCTGGCCGCTCGCCCAGCGCTTCGGCCGCACCTCCTGGGCCTTCCTCCCGCTGATCGTCGCCGGGCGCACCATGGGCGCCTGGATGGCCGCCTTCAAGCACCCGGTGTCCTTCTCCCCCGACGAGCGCTCGGTGCTCACCACGGTGGCGCGGATGCTCGCGCAGGCGCTCCAGCGCGCCGGGGTGGCCGAATCCGAGCGGGAACTCACCACCGGCCTCCAGCGGTCGATGATGCCGCAGCTCGGCCCGGAGATCCCGGGCATGACCATCGCCGCCCGCTACGTCCCGACCGGCGGCGGCCTCCAGGTCGGCGGCGACTGGTACGACATGATCCCGCTGCCGTCGGGCCGGTTCGCCCTGGTCATCGGGGACGTCCAGGGCCACGACGTGCGCGCCGCGGGCCTGATGGGCCAGCTGCGGATCGCCGTACGGGCCTACGCGTCCGAGGGGCACCGCCCGGACGCCGTGCTCTCCCGGGCCTCCCGCTTCCTCGCCGGGATCACCGATTCCTACGAGGAGGGGGACCACCTCAGCCCGCGCTTCGCGACCTGCCTGTACGTCGAGTGCGACCCGGAGACGGGCCTGCTGGAGATCGCCCGGGCGGGCCACCCCGACCCGGCGGTCCGGATGACCGACGGCACGGTGCTGATGCGCCCGACGGCGGGCGGGCTGCCGCTCGGGATCGTCGCCGACACCGACTATCCGACGACCCGGTTCACCCTGGAGCCCGGCGAGACGATGATGCTGTGCACGGACGGCCTGATCGAGACCGGCGGGCACGACCTGGACACCGGCTGGGCGCGGCTGCGCGCGATCCTGGAGTCCGACACGCACACGGCGGCGCACGAGGGCGAGAGCCTGGAGAAGCTCGCCGACCTGCTGGTCTCCGCCGTCCACGGACCGTCCTCGCACCACACCACCGGCCCGCTCGCCGACCGCCGCGAGGACGACATCGCCGTGGTGCTGCTGTGCCGCGAGGGCCCCGGCTGCGGCTGCGGCACCCCGCTCACGCACACGCCCCGCCCCGTCCGCCGCACGATGCTGACCGTGGCCCAGGCGGAGCCGCACCGCATCGCGGGCGCCCGTCAGCAGATCCGCGAGCTGCTGCACGACTGGTCGGACGAGGACCAGCTGGACTCGGCGGTGCTGATGGTCTCCGAGATGGTCACCAACGTCCTGATGCACACGGACGGCGACGCGCTGCTCATGGCCGAGGCCATCGGCGAACTCGGCGAACGGCGCCTGCGGATCGAGGTCGCCGACTCCAGCGACGAGCCCCCGCACAAACGCCACCCCGGCGAAATGGCCTCCAGCGGCCGGGGCGTGCTGCTGATGGAGATGCTGGCGGACACCTGGGGCGTGGACCCGCGCGGCGAGGGCAAGTCGATCTGGTTCGAACTGAACGAACAGGCGAAACCGGATTCCCTGCCGGGCCTCTGAGCCCCGGCAGGGCACATTTCAGCCCCGCCGGCGTTTGAGGCGCCCCCGGAGGGCGGGGTCCGGGGCGGAGCCCCGGGAGGCGGCCCCCAGCGGCCTACGCTGGGCAGGGTGATCAGCTCCCTCCTCCCCGAGCCCGCCAGGCGGCTAGCCGCTTGGTGCACCCTCACCCTCCTCGTATCCGGCGTCGTGGCCGTCTTCCTCTGGCTCTGCGACGTCTTCCAGACCGCCGTGACCCCCGTCCTGCTGGCCCTCCTCGGCACCGCCCTGCTGCGCCCGCTGCACCACCGCCTGGTCCGGATGAAGGTGAACCGGTCGCTGGCCGCGGCCCTGACCTGCCTCGCCATCGTCGCGGTGGTCGGCGGGGCCTCGTACGTAGTGGTCGCCGCGATCGTCGACACCGGCGACCAGATCGTCGGGGCCCTGCGCCGCGCGGGCGAGGGCCTCTCCGAGCACTTCGGGGCGGCCGGGACCTCCCTCACCGACCTCGCGAAGAACGCCAAGGAGCTGCTGGCCCGCTTCGGCGGTACGGCCGCCTCCGGGGTGATCACCGGCATCAGCGTGGTCGGCGAGGTCTTCGCCACCGCGATCCTGGCCCTGCTGCTGGTCTTCTTCTTCCTCCGCGACTCCCACCGCGCGGCGGAAGGGCTGCGCTCGCTCGCGCCGCGCTCCGCCGGTGACACGGTGGAGGCGATGGCCCGCCGCGCGTTCCAGGCGGTCGAGGGCTTCATGCGCGGGACCACGGTGATCGCCCTGATCGACGCCGTCTGCATCACCATCGGCCTGCTGGTGCTCCGGGTGCCGGGCGCGGTGGGGCTGGGCGCGCTGGTCTTCGTCGGCGCGTACGTCCCGTACCTCGGCGCGTTCTTCTCCGGCGCGGTGGCGGTCCTGGTCGCCTTCGCGGACCGGGGCTGGGTGATCGGGCTGTGGACGCTGGGCGTGGTGCTCGCCGTACAGGTGCTGGAGGGCAATGTGCTCCAGCCGATGATCCAGAGCCGTACCGTCCAGATGCATCCGGCGGTGGTGCTGCTGGCGATCACGGCGGGCGCGAGCGTGGCCGGGGTCCTGGGCATGCTGCTGGCCGTACCGCTGGCGGCGGCCGCCTTCGGGGTGCTGTCGGAACTGCGGACCCGGTACACGGCCGAGGCGCCGCTTCCCGAGGCGCCGCTCCCCGGACCAGAGGCCTCCGCATAGCCCGAAGGGCTCCCCGCGGGGAGCCCTTCGGTCGCGCTGGACGAAGGCGGCAGGTCAGTCGTCCGCCTGTCCGGCGCCGCGGTGGCCCAGACCCGTCCGCGCGGTGGTGGGGATGCGCCCCAGCCGTCCCGCCTGGAAGTCGTCGAAGGCCTGCTGCAGCTCGTGCTGGCTGTTCATCACGAACGGCCCGTAGTGCGCCATCGGCTCCCGGATCGGCTGCCCGCCGAGGAGTACGACCTCCAGGTCGGGGGCGTTGGAGTCCTGGGCCTCGTCCGCCCGGACCGTGAGCGAGCCGCCCTCGCCGAAGACGACCGTCTGCCCGGTGTGCACCGGGCGGCGGTCCGTGCCGACGCTGCCGCGCCCGGCCATGACGTAGGCGAGGGCGTTGAAGTCCGCGCGCCACGGGAGGGTGACCTGCGCGCCCGGGGTGATGGTCGCGTGGATCATCGTGATGGGGGTGTGGGTGATGCCGGGGCCCTGGTGACCATCCAGCTCACCGGCGATGACGCGCAGCAGCGCGCCGCCGTCGGGGGTGGAGAGCAGCTGGACCTGGCCGCCGCCGATGTCCTGGTAGCGCGGGGGCATCATCTTGTCGGAGGCCGGGAGGTTGACCCACAGCTGGAGGCCGTGGAACAGCCCGCCGGACAGGACGAGGGACTCCGGCGGGGCCTCGATGTGCAGGAGGCCCGAGCCGGCGGTCATCCACTGGGTGTCGCCGCCGTTGATGACTCCGCCGCCGCCGTTGCTGTCCTGGTGGACGAAGGTTCCGTCGATCAGGTAGGTGACGGTCTCGAAGCCGCGGTGGGGGTGCCAGGGGGTGCCCTTGGGCTCGCCCGGCGCGTACTCCACCTCGCCCATCTGGTCCATCATGATGAACGGGTCGAGGTACTGGTAGTTGATCCCGGCGAACGCGCGGCGCACCGGGAATCCCTCGCCCTCGAAACCACCGGGAGCGGTCGTGACGGCCAGCACCTTGCGGGCGGTCGTCTCCTGGTCGGGCTCGGCGACGCGGGGGAGCGTCAGCGGGTTCTCCACAGTCACAGCAGGCATGGTCGGGACCTCCTTCTGGCGTCGAGTTTAGTTGAAACTCGAACTTTCCGCCATGCCTGACAGAACAGAGGGGGCGCCGGGATCATTCCCCCGGGTCCCGTGACCACCTCGCGTCACGGGCTCGGCTGGCTCGGGGTCTGCTCCGGGGTCGCGACACCCTTCGCGGAGCGGGCCTTCTCCAGGAGCCCCTTGAAGGGGGTCCAATCCGTGGAGCCACGCACCTCCGAGAAGCCGTACCGGTCAAGGATCGGTTTGCTGAAATCAAGACGTACAGGATCGAAGACGATCGTGTCACCCGGCGGCGATACGGCCACATCTATACGCGACCAATTACCTGGCATCCGCCACGCTGTAATGCGCTGCCGACCTCGGGTTATATTGAGGATCTCACTACTGTTCGAGATGCCGGACTCATTTACATATGATGCCGCATCCGGCACTGCGGCAGCCCGTTTTCCTGCCTTCTTGAACTCCTCGACCGTCACGCGGCTTTTCCCGAACTCAGGAGGCAGTGTCATTCTGTCTTTCCTGATCACGTACACCTCGGCCTGAGCCCCGATCACCTCATAATCGACCTTGCCGGGATCCTTGATCTCGACAACCACGTCCTGTGCGATTTCCTCCCCTGGATTCAGCTCGCGACCCGCCGGTGTGACGAACTCGCCATCGTGGATCAATTTGTAGGCAAATCCATCCTTGGCAATATTGTTCGCGGGCCCGCCGTGGATCCAGTAGATGCTGCCGAGGACGTAGACCGGAATTTTGCCGTCATTCTTCACGTACACATGGACTGCCACCTCCATCGCCGCCCGCGCGTTGTCCATGCTCGCCTCTTTGAACTCGGCCCCAGTCACGATCAGCGGGGCCGTCACATAGGGAACATAAATCTGTGAATATGCCAGGTTGACTCCGGCGAGAAGGGTGGGAATGATCGCCCCGATCACGATGTGCCGGGGATTGGGGAAACCCTTCCATACCCGCGACCTGATGAGGTGGATCCCCGCCACTACAGACCCGGCGAGGAAGGATATCCCAATCGTGGACCAGCCGTTGAAACGCTCACCCCTCCGCAGAAGGAGAAGTGAGGAGCTGGCGAGAAAAACGATCAGAACTCCGGCCAGAACGGCCAACCCCGAATAGCGACTTTTACGCTTGTGCCAATAATCGAGAGTTGCCGCTGCGGCAATCAATGCCACCAGGGCCGCAGCCAGCACGGTATATCCTGCGAGTCGCTCGCCGAAGGTCAGGGCGTTACCGCCGTCCGCCCAGCCGACCCTGAAAAGCAAGCATGCGGTCAAGAGAAAGCCGATGAACATGATGCTGCCGACTGTTCTCCGCTGCACTGCTCGATCCGGCCAGACGGTGCTGTCCCCGCCGATCCAATGGACGGGCTGCCCGAATTCCATCCCGGCATGTCGCAGGAATCTCTGGAGCTCTCCGGGGGACCGCACCTTGCCCGCGGGCTTGTGATCGATCGTGACTTTCCGCCAGCCAAGGCCATCAGGCGGCCCTACGGTTACCTCGGTTCCCTCGGGCGCGTTCGCCATGACACCAGCTTCGCCCCGCACCGCGGGAGGCGCCCCTGGAACGGGGTGCGCTCGACGTGGTGCGGGGCGAAGCTGGTGTCATGACGAGTTGGTGTCGCTGATCCTCACAGGAGTTCCCATGCGTACACGGCTTCTCGGCTTCATCGCCTCCGTGGTTCTGGCTGTTCTCGGCGCCATGGGGGCCCCTGCACAGGCTGCTGCACCTGCCGTCACCGGGCCGGATTGTGTGGCCGGCGGAGGCACGCTGCAGTACGACTCCGTCGCCCCCGCATGGGTCTGCGTAGGTGGCACACACAACCACAAAACGATTACCTGAAACCGGCGTTGGCACTCACCGGCTCAGCAGTGGCGCATGCCGTACGCGCCCGGGTTGGCGTCGAAGGAAGACGACGTTGAGACCACGGAGGCCGGAACCATCCCGAAGTTCGAGTTCACGTCGCCGTACGCGCCGTACCAGGTGTTGTTGCCCCCGTCGTGGTAATCGCCCTTCGTCCAGCATTCGAAGGTGCTCGGGTTGCTGGTGAGCGTGTTCGCCCACGGAGCGTTGAAGCTCGCCCACCGGAACATGTCGACGTACGGCGTGTTCCCACAGGAGAGCCTGCCCCCGCTGATCACCTTGCACTCGGTGGCCGCCTCCGCCGGTGCCGCCGCCAGGACCCCCGTACCCAGCGCCAGCACGCTCGTCGCGACGAGTGCCACTGCCTTGCCACGGATCGACGTACGCGTCATTCCTGCCTCCTCGGCTGTGGCGGGGGGTCCCCCGTGGATCCCCCCGCTGCGCCGATACTCCGCCGCGTCCGGGCCCGGGCGCGATGGTTTCGGTCCCCGCCGAAATGTGGGTTCAGCCGCCGCTGTGCAGCAGGTCCACGCCCAGGCCGGTGGCCGAGTGGAGGACCGCCTTGCCGTCGCGGCGGGTGGTGATCAGGCCCGCCGCGCGCAGGGTGCGGGTGTGCTCCGAGACGGAGGGCAGGCTGATGTCGAGGTCGCGGGCCAGTTCGCTGGTGGTCCGCTGCTGGACCAGCAGGGTCAGTACGGCCGCCCGCGTGCGCCCCAGCAGGGCGTCCAGCGAACCCTCCGCCCGCCCCGGCGGGACCAGTGGCAGGGGCGTCAGCGCCGGGTAGATCAGCAGGTGAGAGCCGTCGGGGTGGCCCGCCAGCAGCGGCCGGCCCGTCCAGAACGGCGACGGCATCAGCGTCAGCCCGCGCCCCGCCAGCCGGACCTCGAAGTCCGGTGGCCGCCCGACCTCGAAGACCGTGCCCGACCAGCTGGCGGCCGGGTGCGTACTGGCCAGGGCCGCCTTGATCCCGTGCGTGGCCAGCAGCCGCGCGCGCCAGGCGACGTCCGCCCGGAAGGACTGGCCGATCGCCGCCCACTGCGGGACGATCACCGCCCGGTGGGCCGCCCGCAGCGCGCCCTCCAGCAGCTCCCAGGACTCCCGGTCCCCGTCCCGCAGCCCGCGCAGCCAGGGCGCGGTGGCCGCCTTGCTGCGGCTGCGGGCGAGGATCCGGGTCAGCTCCTCGTCCCCGACCAGCGGCGCGGCCAGGCGTACGGCGTCCAGCGCCTCCTCGAAGTCCCGCACCGGCGGCTCCACGAAGGGCGGGTTGTCACCGTCCGGGCGCAGCAGTTCCAGCAGCGGCAGCGCGGCCCCGGGCAGCTCCCGGCCCAGCCGCTGGCGCCAGCGCCCGAAGACCTCGGGCGCGTCGGTCCGCTGCGCGGCCACCAGGGCCAGCGCCAGCTCGAAGAGCGGCAGCGGCTCGGCGGCGAACCGGACGCCCAGCAGATCCTCGGCGGTGAAATGGACCCTGAGCACGCGCGCGTCCCCCCAGCAGCCCGGCCCGGCCGGGACCGGCCCGGCCCGTCCTTCCCCGTCCGTCCCTAGCCGTACATGCGGCGCATGGCGTAGTCGACCATCTGCTCCACGGCCTTCGCGTCGAAGACCATCCGGTGGTCGCCCTCCATGTCGAGGACGAAGCCGTAGCCGGTGGGCAGCAGGTCGATCACCTCGGCGCCGGTGATGATGAAGTGCTTGGACTCCTTGCCCGCGTACCGGCGCAGTTCCTTGAGCGTGGTGAACATCGGGATCACCGGCTGCTGCGTGTTGTGCAGGGCCAGGAAACCGGGGGTGTCCCCGCGCGGGCAGTAGACCTTCGAGGTCGCGAAGATCTGCTGGAAGTCCTCGGCGGCGAGCTGACCGGTCGTGAAGGCCCGCACCGCGTCCGCGAGCGTCGGCGGCGAGGGCTCGGGGTACAGCGGCGGCTGCTGCCCGTAGCCCTGCTGGGGCGGGGGCTGCTGCGGCGCGTACTGCTGCCCCGCGCTCACGTTCTGGTCGTAGCCGTACATGGGCCGAAGCCTACCGAGGCCGGGGGCCGCCGGGGCGTCGAGTTCCGGTCAGTGGGCCTTCAGCCCGCGTACGAACGGTGCCCAGGCCCCGGCCGAGACCACCAGGACGGGCCCGTCCTCGACCTTGGAGTCCCGGACAGGGACGATCCCGACAAGGCCGTCGGCCACCTCGACGCACTCACCACCCGTGCCGTTACTGAAGCTGCTCTTGCGCCAGCGCGCGGCGCGCAAGTCAAGTCCGGTGCGTGCCATTTCGGTAGTCCTCTGCCGCAGCGTCGAGAAGGTCCAGGGACGCCTCCGGCGGCAAAGCGGCGGCCCTCAGCAGATCGTATGACCTGCGGTACTCCTTCACGAGGGGCGGAAAGTCGATCAGTTGCCCACTGTGCAGGCTCTCCACGTAGACCAGTGGAGGTGCGTCCGAAAACGTCATCACCCTGGCCATCCCCATCATGAGCGAGTGCGCGCCGGCCGTTTGCGGGACCACTTGCAGAATGGACCGCGTCCGGCGGATCACCATCGCAATGTGTTCCAGGAGCTCGGCCATCTGACCCGATGGCAAGACCGGACGGCGGAGCACCGACTCGTCCAGTACCGCCCAGAAGTCTGGCGGGCACTCCCGGTCAAAGAGCTTCGCTCGTCCCATCCGGGCGACCACCAGCTTTTCGATCGCTGCGTCGGTCGTGCGGGGCATCGCGGCCCGGCTGATCGCCCACGCGTAGTCGGGCGTCTGGAGCAACCCAGGAACGAGCATCGGCGCCCAGTCCTCGATCGTCTCGGCGTACGGCTCCATCTCCGCGACGTCCGCGAAGTACTCCGCGTGCCCGGACTGCTTCGCCTTGCGCGCATCTTCACAGCGGCGCTCGAAAAAGCCGTCCGTCCCCAGCTTCCCGTCCACGTGACGGGCCAGATCCACCGGCATGCGGCGCTCGCCGCGCTCGATCTGGCTCAGGAACGGGACCCCGCGGAAGCTGCCCTCCGCCAGCTGCTCCAGCGTGAACCCCGCGGCTTCCCGCTTGTAGCGCAGCTCGGCGCCGTAGAAGGAGGGCACGTTCGCGGACGCGTCCGGGTCCTTGCGAGCAGGCACAACCCACCACCGCCATTTGCCACTTGTCCAGCGCAACCGGAAACCCTTCCCACGGTACGCCGACCCACACCACGCTGTGAGGAGTTCGTCACACCCCGTACACCAGCGCAGGAGACCCCATGAGCGACCACGACAGCGACGACGCCGCACGCGAGTGCATGATCCGGCTCCGCGAGGCCCTCGCAGAACACGGGATCACGCTCCCCTCCCTCGGCCTCGACCTGCCGACCTTCGCCAGCATCTACCTCACCCCGCCCCTGATCAGCCTCGGCAACTGCAACGTCAAGACCGCCGCCCAGCTGACGGCAGTCCTCCGCACCGCCGCCGCGACGACCGCCAGGTGACGGCACTCACCGTCGAGCTGCTCGCCCTCCCCACGGCAGTGGGCCAGGCGCGGCGCGCGGTCCAACACCACGGCCCCGACGTCGCGCTCTGCGTCAGCGAGCTGCTGACCAACGTGATCACGCACGTCGGCGAGGGCACCCCCGTCACCCTGCACGTCAGAGCCACAGCCGACGGCCGGACCCGGGTGGAGGTCACCGACCCCGACCCCCGCGCATGGCCCGTACTCCGGCACGCGACGGCCGAGGACGAATCGGGGCGCGGCCTGGCCCTGTTGGCGGCCGTCTCACTGCGCTGGGGCGTACTCCAGGGACCGGCCGGCAAAACCGTCTGGTGCGAGGTGCGCCCACCCCCCCGCTGACGAATGCCCCTGGGGGCCAGGGCGTGGCGCGTACTAGCCTGGCCGGGATCGATCCGATGAAGTCACGTTCGCGCGGGGGGAATCTGGTGTCGTTCGACCAGGAATGGGCGGAAGTACGCGCCTCGGTAGCCGACAAGCAGACGGGCATGCGGCTCAATCACGTGCCCGCCGAAGATGGTGGTGGGCCCACGCCCCAAGGGGATCTGGTCGTCACCCAGCAGGACCTGGCCGCCGTCGGTGACGCGGCGTTCAAGCTGCACCAGCGGCTGAACACCGACGGGGACCACGCGAAGGCCAGTACCTACGAGGCGGCCGGGTCCCTCAAGCAGGGCTTCGCGCTCGGCGGGGCGCTGTCGACCGTGGCCGACAAGTGGAACACGCAGGTCAACACCCTGCTGGAGGCCTGCGCGCACATCTCCAACCACCTCGACTACACGCAGAACGCGCACGCCGAGGGCGAGTACTGGATCGCGACGCAGCTCAAGTACGAACAGCTGGACAAGGGCTTCGAGGAAAGGGCGCAGCACTGATGGACCTCGAAGCACTCCGGAACGCGGACTTCACCAAACTCGCCACCGCCGTGGCCGACTGGTCCGCGATGGTCACCAAGCTCAAGGCGCTCGCTGAGGACGCCCGCACCGACATGGGCGGCAAGGCCACCAAGGCGAACTGGGCCGGTGTGAACGCCACCGTGACCCGGGAGTTCATCGGCAAGACCGCCAAGGAGTTCGGTGACGCGGCGACCGAGGCCGACAGCGTCCGCAACATCCTGAGCGACACCCACGGCGAGCTGGTCGGCTTCAAGACCGAACTGAACAACACGATCGAGCAGGCCCTGGCCCGGAACCTGACCGTGGTGAGCACCGGCAACGGCGGCTTCACGGTCAGCATGAACATCCACCCGGACCGCGCCGCCAAGGGCCACCCCGTGCCCGAGCACACCGTGGCCGACGAGATCGCGCTGCGCGACACGGTCCAGGGCATCCTGCAGCGGGCCACCGAGAGCGACACCACTGCTGCCCAGGCCCTGTCCATGCTGGTCAGCCAGAACCCGTACGGCTTCTCCGACGCCAGCTATTACAACCGGGACGTGGCCGCGGCGGCGATCAAGGACGCGGAGCGGATCGCGAACCTCCTCAAGAAGAAGGGCGACGACCTGACGCCCGAGGAGTTCGACGAGCTGAACAAGGACCTGGCCGCGCACAAGGACGACCGGCTGTTCCAGGAGGAGTTCGCGACCACGCTCGGCCCGCGTGGGCTGCTGGACTTCTGGGCGGACCTCTCGGACCCCTCCGACGGCGGCACCCTCCAGCGGGCCCGGCACGACCAGCTCGGCGATTTCCAGAAGAACCTCAGCTTCACGCTGGCCGGAGCCACCCAGTCCGACAGCCCGGCCATGCGCGCCTGGGAGGACGAGATGGTCAAGCAGGGCGACCAGATGGTCCAGACGCGCGGCACGCGGGTCTACGGCTTCCAGCTGATGAGCAACCTGATGCGCAACGGCGACTGGGACAACCGCTTCCTGAACGACTACGGGAACGCGCTCGTGGCCACCGAGAAGAAGATGAAGATGCCGGACCACTACTGGAACAGCGGCACCCCGCCGATGCCGAAGATGAACTTCATCGGCGAGGACTTCGGCCGCGACCCGATGACCGGCTTCATGACCGGCCTCGCGAACAGCCCCAACGCGGCGACCGAGTTCTTCAACACGACGCAGCCGACGGACAACGCGCAGTACGTCCTCAAGGACCGGCCCGTCTTCGACGACACCCCGCTGAACAGCCACGACGGCAACTCCTCGCGCGAGGCGACCGGCAACGCCCTGGTCGCGGCCGCGACGGGCCAGAACCCGCTCGACCCCAACTCCGCGCAGGTCGACCTCTCTCCCGACCACCGCAAGGTGCTGGACCGCTCGCTGAACTACCTCTCGCAGGCGGGGAACGACTTCCCGCCCGAGATGCGCGACGACATGGCGAAGGTCCTGTCCCGGCACAGCGACGTGGTCGGCCACACCGCCAGCACCCTCGCCGACGACGCGAGCGATCCCCGGCTCCTCGACCGCAAGGAACTGCTGGAGGTCAGCAAGCAGGTCTCCCGCGACCAGAACGCCTACGGCATGCTCAACGAGGCCATGAACCGCGAGATGATCAGCGACATCCACACGGGCGTGCCCACGGACCAGAAGGAGACGCTGCTGCGGGCCGGGGCCACGGTCGGGTTCATGGAGGAGGCCCGGTACCAGGCGATCCAGACCGACAAGGACGACCCCAGCTGGGACGCGAAGTGGCTCTACCACGGCTTCGGCGCGGCGGCGAACTTCATCCCCGTCGTCGGCGACGTCGCGCAGCGCGGTGTCGACGCGCTCGCCTACCAGTGGCAGCTCGACGAGCAGGCCCGCATCAACGCCGACATCAGCCGCCAGAACGGCGAGACCTTCACGGTCCGCGAACGGCAGCTCCAGGCGCTCGCCGACGAATGGGCCGCGACCAACGCGCACCCCGGCGAGAACCGCTACACCCTCACCCACCAGATCAACGGCGCCGCCTTCGACGGCAACCAGCGCGCCTCCGGACTGGCGGGCAACGGATGAGGCACCGCCCCCGCTCCCGCTCCCTCGCGGCCCTGCCCGCCGCCGCCCTGCTCGTCACCCTGGCGGGGTGCGGCGGGCAGGGCAGGGACTACGCCGTTCCGGACGCCGCCTGCGGGGTCGGCGTGGGCTCCGCGGTCCTCGCCCCCCTGCTGCCGCCCGGCAAGGCCCTGCGGGCCGAGCCGGTGGACCTCGGGCAGGGCAGCGCGCACTGCACGCTCTCGGTGGACGCGAAGCCCGCGCTCTCCCTGAAGACGGACGTCACCACCGAGGTGACGGACCTGCCCAAGGTCATCCAGGAGAAGGTCAACCGGGCCGGGCACCCCGCGAAGATCACCGCCGGGCCCGCGGGCGAGGCGTGGGTGGCGGACTCCCTGGCCCTGGCGACCGCGAAGTGCACCTACCAGGGCGCCCCGCACGTCTTCATCGCCGAGGCGTCCACGCCGGCCAAGACCGACGACGTCAAGAAGCGGCGCGAGGCGCTGACCGCCTTCATGAAGGCGTACCTGCCCGCCGCGCAGAAGGCGGTGGGCTGCACGCCCGGGCCCTCTTGAGCGGCTCTCCAGCGTTTCTGGCTTGATGCTGGTCACAGTCGTCAAGCAAGGGTTGCGCCTTATTACCCGCGGGTAGCATCATGACATTACTGATTGGTAAGTACGAGGAACCTGTCTCCCCGATCCTTAAAACGGAGCCGTAGCCATGGGGCACTACAAGTCGAATCTGCGCGACATCGAGTTCAACCTGTTCGAGGTGCTCGGCCGCGACAAGCTGTACGGCACCGGCCCGTTCGGGGAGATGGACACCGAGACCGCCAAGAGCGTCCTGTCCGAGCTGGCCCGCCTCGCCGAGAACGAGCTGGCCGCGTCCTTCACCGACGCCGACCGCAACCCGCCGGTCTTCGACCCGGCCACCAACACCGCGCCCGTCCCGGCGTCCTTCAAGAAGAGCTACGAAGCCTTCATGGACTCCGAGTACTGGCGCCTGGGCCTGCCCGAGGAGATCGGCGGCACCACCTCGCCCCGCTCCCTGATCTGGGGCTACGCGGAGCTGCTGCTCGGCTCGAACCCGGCCATCTGGATGTACTCCTCCGGCCCGGCCTTCGCCGGCATCCTCCACGAGGAGGGCAACGAGGCGCAGA
This is a stretch of genomic DNA from Streptomyces sp. NBC_00536. It encodes these proteins:
- a CDS encoding ArsR/SmtB family transcription factor; translation: MLRVHFTAEDLLGVRFAAEPLPLFELALALVAAQRTDAPEVFGRWRQRLGRELPGAALPLLELLRPDGDNPPFVEPPVRDFEEALDAVRLAAPLVGDEELTRILARSRSKAATAPWLRGLRDGDRESWELLEGALRAAHRAVIVPQWAAIGQSFRADVAWRARLLATHGIKAALASTHPAASWSGTVFEVGRPPDFEVRLAGRGLTLMPSPFWTGRPLLAGHPDGSHLLIYPALTPLPLVPPGRAEGSLDALLGRTRAAVLTLLVQQRTTSELARDLDISLPSVSEHTRTLRAAGLITTRRDGKAVLHSATGLGVDLLHSGG
- a CDS encoding SpoIIE family protein phosphatase, giving the protein MRTEDVLAAIATGLWRWDNASGTVTLDGEAARLLGLPAEPVTLPEVSVRSRFHPVDWNEINGIVNLAVAEGTLAEARLRIMDVDGRVMRTVRSRSKPVANVSADGRTDYELIGTIQEIAEPQPGTTAVHTPITGDWRRSREAFLLDAGRALAEARSTAEVLRVAASLSMPGFSPDGLAVFGMAGDRLSIIGHHGHDAGDETPFADMRMDTDYPAAEVVRTGRAIYLPTPEDYKRRFPATWPLAQRFGRTSWAFLPLIVAGRTMGAWMAAFKHPVSFSPDERSVLTTVARMLAQALQRAGVAESERELTTGLQRSMMPQLGPEIPGMTIAARYVPTGGGLQVGGDWYDMIPLPSGRFALVIGDVQGHDVRAAGLMGQLRIAVRAYASEGHRPDAVLSRASRFLAGITDSYEEGDHLSPRFATCLYVECDPETGLLEIARAGHPDPAVRMTDGTVLMRPTAGGLPLGIVADTDYPTTRFTLEPGETMMLCTDGLIETGGHDLDTGWARLRAILESDTHTAAHEGESLEKLADLLVSAVHGPSSHHTTGPLADRREDDIAVVLLCREGPGCGCGTPLTHTPRPVRRTMLTVAQAEPHRIAGARQQIRELLHDWSDEDQLDSAVLMVSEMVTNVLMHTDGDALLMAEAIGELGERRLRIEVADSSDEPPHKRHPGEMASSGRGVLLMEMLADTWGVDPRGEGKSIWFELNEQAKPDSLPGL
- a CDS encoding AI-2E family transporter, with product MSSLLPEPARRLAAWCTLTLLVSGVVAVFLWLCDVFQTAVTPVLLALLGTALLRPLHHRLVRMKVNRSLAAALTCLAIVAVVGGASYVVVAAIVDTGDQIVGALRRAGEGLSEHFGAAGTSLTDLAKNAKELLARFGGTAASGVITGISVVGEVFATAILALLLVFFFLRDSHRAAEGLRSLAPRSAGDTVEAMARRAFQAVEGFMRGTTVIALIDAVCITIGLLVLRVPGAVGLGALVFVGAYVPYLGAFFSGAVAVLVAFADRGWVIGLWTLGVVLAVQVLEGNVLQPMIQSRTVQMHPAVVLLAITAGASVAGVLGMLLAVPLAAAAFGVLSELRTRYTAEAPLPEAPLPGPEASA
- a CDS encoding DUF397 domain-containing protein, which codes for MARTGLDLRAARWRKSSFSNGTGGECVEVADGLVGIVPVRDSKVEDGPVLVVSAGAWAPFVRGLKAH
- a CDS encoding SseB family protein, with the translated sequence MYGYDQNVSAGQQYAPQQPPPQQGYGQQPPLYPEPSPPTLADAVRAFTTGQLAAEDFQQIFATSKVYCPRGDTPGFLALHNTQQPVIPMFTTLKELRRYAGKESKHFIITGAEVIDLLPTGYGFVLDMEGDHRMVFDAKAVEQMVDYAMRRMYG
- a CDS encoding pirin family protein → MPAVTVENPLTLPRVAEPDQETTARKVLAVTTAPGGFEGEGFPVRRAFAGINYQYLDPFIMMDQMGEVEYAPGEPKGTPWHPHRGFETVTYLIDGTFVHQDSNGGGGVINGGDTQWMTAGSGLLHIEAPPESLVLSGGLFHGLQLWVNLPASDKMMPPRYQDIGGGQVQLLSTPDGGALLRVIAGELDGHQGPGITHTPITMIHATITPGAQVTLPWRADFNALAYVMAGRGSVGTDRRPVHTGQTVVFGEGGSLTVRADEAQDSNAPDLEVVLLGGQPIREPMAHYGPFVMNSQHELQQAFDDFQAGRLGRIPTTARTGLGHRGAGQADD